A genomic region of Oncorhynchus mykiss isolate Arlee chromosome 4, USDA_OmykA_1.1, whole genome shotgun sequence contains the following coding sequences:
- the LOC110522443 gene encoding beta-soluble NSF attachment protein isoform X1 yields MDNSGKEKEAIQLMADADKKVKTSGSFLGGMFGGPHKVEEACEMYCRAANMFKMAKNWNAAGNAFCQAARIHMQLQNKHDSATSFIDAGNAFKKSDPNEAIKCLNAAVDIYTDMGRFTIAAKHHITIAEIYESELVDIEKAIAHYEQAADYYKGEESNSSANKCLLKVGAYAAQLEQYAKAIEIYEQVGSSTMDNPLLKYSAKEYFFKASLCHFIVDELNAKLAVEKYEEMFPAFSDSRECKLLKKLLDAHEEQNCEAFTEAIKEFDSISRLDQWQTTMLLRIKKTIQGDEGDLK; encoded by the exons ATGGACAACTCGGGGAAAGAGAAGGAAGCGATTCAGCTTATGGCTGACGCTGACAAGAAAGTGAAAACTTCTGGCTCGTTCTTGGGAGGCATGTTTGG CGGACCTCATAAAGTGGAGGAGGCGTGTGAAATGTACTGCAGAGCAGCCAACATGTTCAAGATGGCCAAGAACTGGAACG CTGCTGGTAATGCATTCTGCCAGGCCGCCCGGATCCACATGCAGCTCCAGAACAAACACGACTCGGCCACCAGCTTCATCGATGCAGGAAACGCCTTCAAAAAGTCTGACCCCAACG AGGCTATCAAGTGCTTAAATGCAGCCGTTGATATATACACAGACATG GGAAGGTTCACCATCGCAGCCAAACACCACATCACCATCGCAGAGATCTACGAGTCAGAACTGGTGGATATAGAGAAG GCCATTGCCCACTATGAGCAGGCAGCAGACTACTACAAAGGAGAGGAGTCCAACAGTTCTGCCAACAAGTGTCTGCTGAAGGTGGGGGCCTACGCTGCTCAGTTAGAACAATACGCCAAGGCCATCGAGATCTACGAACAG gtgggaTCCAGCACCATGGATAACCCCCTGCTGAAATACAGCGCCAAAGAGTACTTCTTCAAAGCTTCTCTGTGTCACTTCATCGTGGATGAACTCAACGCTAAG CTTGCTGTGGAGAAGTACGAGGAGATGTTCCCAGCTTTTTCCGACTCAAGAGAGTGCAAACTGTTGAAG AAACTCCTGGACGCTCATGAGGAACAGAACTGTGAAGCTTTCACTGAAGCA ATTAAAGAGTTTGATTCCATCTCTCGTCTGGACCAATGGCAGACTACCATGCTGCTGCGCATCAAGAAGACCATCCAGGGGGATGAGGGGGACCTGAAGTGA
- the LOC110522443 gene encoding beta-soluble NSF attachment protein isoform X2, which produces MFDEKVSTYFWSTDLIKWRRRVKCTAEQPTCSRWPRTGTLLVMHSARPPGSTCSSRTNTTRPPASSMQETPSKSLTPTGRFTIAAKHHITIAEIYESELVDIEKAIAHYEQAADYYKGEESNSSANKCLLKVGAYAAQLEQYAKAIEIYEQVGSSTMDNPLLKYSAKEYFFKASLCHFIVDELNAKLAVEKYEEMFPAFSDSRECKLLKKLLDAHEEQNCEAFTEAIKEFDSISRLDQWQTTMLLRIKKTIQGDEGDLK; this is translated from the exons ATGTTCGACgagaaggtgtccacatacttttggtcaa CGGACCTCATAAAGTGGAGGAGGCGTGTGAAATGTACTGCAGAGCAGCCAACATGTTCAAGATGGCCAAGAACTGGAACG CTGCTGGTAATGCATTCTGCCAGGCCGCCCGGATCCACATGCAGCTCCAGAACAAACACGACTCGGCCACCAGCTTCATCGATGCAGGAAACGCCTTCAAAAAGTCTGACCCCAACG GGAAGGTTCACCATCGCAGCCAAACACCACATCACCATCGCAGAGATCTACGAGTCAGAACTGGTGGATATAGAGAAG GCCATTGCCCACTATGAGCAGGCAGCAGACTACTACAAAGGAGAGGAGTCCAACAGTTCTGCCAACAAGTGTCTGCTGAAGGTGGGGGCCTACGCTGCTCAGTTAGAACAATACGCCAAGGCCATCGAGATCTACGAACAG gtgggaTCCAGCACCATGGATAACCCCCTGCTGAAATACAGCGCCAAAGAGTACTTCTTCAAAGCTTCTCTGTGTCACTTCATCGTGGATGAACTCAACGCTAAG CTTGCTGTGGAGAAGTACGAGGAGATGTTCCCAGCTTTTTCCGACTCAAGAGAGTGCAAACTGTTGAAG AAACTCCTGGACGCTCATGAGGAACAGAACTGTGAAGCTTTCACTGAAGCA ATTAAAGAGTTTGATTCCATCTCTCGTCTGGACCAATGGCAGACTACCATGCTGCTGCGCATCAAGAAGACCATCCAGGGGGATGAGGGGGACCTGAAGTGA
- the LOC110522443 gene encoding beta-soluble NSF attachment protein isoform X3 translates to MHSARPPGSTCSSRTNTTRPPASSMQETPSKSLTPTGRFTIAAKHHITIAEIYESELVDIEKAIAHYEQAADYYKGEESNSSANKCLLKVGAYAAQLEQYAKAIEIYEQVGSSTMDNPLLKYSAKEYFFKASLCHFIVDELNAKLAVEKYEEMFPAFSDSRECKLLKKLLDAHEEQNCEAFTEAIKEFDSISRLDQWQTTMLLRIKKTIQGDEGDLK, encoded by the exons ATGCATTCTGCCAGGCCGCCCGGATCCACATGCAGCTCCAGAACAAACACGACTCGGCCACCAGCTTCATCGATGCAGGAAACGCCTTCAAAAAGTCTGACCCCAACG GGAAGGTTCACCATCGCAGCCAAACACCACATCACCATCGCAGAGATCTACGAGTCAGAACTGGTGGATATAGAGAAG GCCATTGCCCACTATGAGCAGGCAGCAGACTACTACAAAGGAGAGGAGTCCAACAGTTCTGCCAACAAGTGTCTGCTGAAGGTGGGGGCCTACGCTGCTCAGTTAGAACAATACGCCAAGGCCATCGAGATCTACGAACAG gtgggaTCCAGCACCATGGATAACCCCCTGCTGAAATACAGCGCCAAAGAGTACTTCTTCAAAGCTTCTCTGTGTCACTTCATCGTGGATGAACTCAACGCTAAG CTTGCTGTGGAGAAGTACGAGGAGATGTTCCCAGCTTTTTCCGACTCAAGAGAGTGCAAACTGTTGAAG AAACTCCTGGACGCTCATGAGGAACAGAACTGTGAAGCTTTCACTGAAGCA ATTAAAGAGTTTGATTCCATCTCTCGTCTGGACCAATGGCAGACTACCATGCTGCTGCGCATCAAGAAGACCATCCAGGGGGATGAGGGGGACCTGAAGTGA